atcgtctgagccatttgccttgaaatgattctggatgctggatcatctgggccatggtgtcatcggagacctttcaggtggtcttggctggtcaaacctgatgtatcttaatctggaacaaatccatagcctctggctttctgtggaaacaaaagcagagcctcttttccaaagcaacatatccttacatccaaattttgaagttaaggtacctttaaaatacacattttggcataactcaacagcttttgtaatcaaatgtttttcttcagttacgaatatcaaaaagaacataatccagattctctgtgtggtagccatctttatgtggcttattttttatattaccttaagcctattgctttaaactgcagccttttaagcctgaaacggcgctgtggctgctggctccgcccacttcagcttcccaacacggcggtggtaccttttccgccagctctgggagccatcctgggtctatgcttttatccaagcagtgtgtagcccagaaacctcttttgttttgtactagcaaaggctaaatccaccatgcagcttaatgtgccacttgcagaggcctcattcccgccatactgcagatcaagctcacACGCTAGGAATCCGCCAgaagctcaaaccggcaggctgccgctcatttgagagagacaattaggaagctgtttttagctccgttttagaatcttttctcaggttttaggtggaaactcttgccctctcgttgggtgccatttgtagctagagttttcctgctttgcccacagtcaggacaaatctttgtcacccgccagtcccacagccactcagacccaaccaagtaaacacagagacttatattgcttacaaactgtatggccgtggcaggcttcttgctaactgttcttatagcttaaattaatccatttctataaatctataccttgccacgtggctggtggcttaccagtgtcttcacatgctgctggtcatggcggcggctgcagtgtctctccgcctcagccttccgcttcccagaattctcctctctccttgtcccacctacttcctgcctggccactggccaaccagtgttttatttattgaccaatgagagcaatttgacatacagaccgtcccacagcagaaatccctctggatctctgtgagttcaaggccacattggaaatagccaagcatggtgacacgcacctttaatcccagaaagccagcctttaatcccagggagtggtggtagaaaacagaaagatatataaggcgtgaggaccagaaactagaagcttttggctggttaagcatttggcttgttaagatttttgactggttaagcattcaggcttttgagcagtaattcagctgagacccattccggatgaggactcagaggcctccagtctgaggagacaagaccagctgaggatccggcgaggtgagatagctgtggcttgttctgtctctctgatctaccagcatggaccccaataacttgcctcgggtttgattttattaataagaacttttaagattcctgctacaactgtTCACCTTAGTTTTTGGGAGAGTCTGGGACTCACCAAGTACATAGACTAGGCCAGCGGACCCTCTCCAGAAGTGGGATCCTAAGCATGCACCACCGTGCTGGCTTTCTGTGTGGATACTAGAGATCAAGtccagagctgaggatcaaattcaggtcttcaccGAGTTACCTCCCCAAATCCCTCCCTCAAAATGATTTATTTAGGGCAggggaaagcccaggaggcctcaaccctacacacagAACTAAAGGCAACTGAGGAAGGCTGACAGCAGGAGATAGTCTTATCCAGCAAAGACTACACCAATTGGGTAGCCCATACCCAATGGTCAACTCTGAAAACATACCAACAAGTAACAGTATACTGACTGAACAGGTTGTACTCATGTATTTGGGAACATGTataatcatatgtgtgtgtgtgtgtgtgtgtgtgtgtgtgtgtgtgtgtgtgtgtgtgtaagtatatatgtgtatatatatatgtatacatatacagatatatatgtaacaacaattactGAAAAAGGGGAGACCACCAATTTGAAAGGGAGCAAGGGGGGTAGATAGGAGGtttgggagagggaaagggaaatggggaatggtgtaattataatatcaaaaaatgataatttttaaaatgtaaaaggctGTCCTAGAGTTTCTGAAGCAATGGTTCTGGGTAGGGGCAGAGTATCTTCAGACTTCTAGGTAATGTGAGTGGTTTGGGTCCTGAGGAACAAATTCAAAGCCAACGAGTAGAGATGCAGAAGCTATGGCCTAAGTCCCTCAGTCCTAAAGGATAATGGATCTATCTGTGACAAGCACAAgtttaggaagcagaagcagcccAGATTCCAAGGAGTGACATTTGGTCACAGGGACAGGGAAGCAGTAGGTTGAGGAGTCAGGGTGTGATAATGCTCTCTATATACCAGCTCTCCTTCTCCCACAGGTCTGTATGACACACCCAAACTCCAGGTTCACCCAGGGCACGAAGTAACCTTGGGGGAGAATGTGACCTTCTTCTGCCATCTGGTGTCTGGGACAAGCAAATTCTTTCTGCTCAAGGAAGGACGATCCAACCAAGTCCAGCAAAGATATGGGAACAGGCAAGCAGAGTTCCCCATGGGCCCTATGACTAGAGCCCACAGAGGGACATACAGATGTTTTGGCTCTTACAGTGACTATACATGGTCTTCCCCCAGTGAGCCTGTGACACTCCTCATCTCAGGTAAGGACCCGCTCACCTGTATCTTAACCACAGCCCTAGAGGATACCCTtgacagtgatttttttaaaaagatagcaaAGAGTTCCCTGCTTCTTAAAGATCCAACCAGCCACTTGGAAACACCAGAGGGgcagagaaagatgaaggaaTAAAGGATACTGGAGGAGacctaaaattctttttaaaaatgaattattttctatttctaggtGTTGAGAACACCAGCCTTGCACCCACAGGCCCTGCTTATTCTCTTGGTGAGTCACTTCCAAATTCACCAGAAAGGACCTGGGAATTGGCTATTGGTGAAGTGCTCACCACATAAGCTTGAGGACTCAAGTtggatccacagtcaagcacagagagaaacaaacacatcCATGCTACCTGTTTCTGATCTCATCAAGTGTTCTCCTGTCCTATGCTGTTCATACAACCATGCCCAGAGAATGGTGACATCCACAATGAACTAGGTCTTCAcacatcaattaataattaaaGCAATCCTACACAGACGTGCTCATAAGCCAACCTGATCTCAATAATTAGATTTGAACTTGAATTTGCTTTTCAGACAACTATAGAGTATGGCATTGACATTTAAACCTAAGCATCACAGAAATGatgatggggagtgggggggcagCTCACTTCAGATGGTGAAGAATTTGTCTTCCTGTGAGAAGAAAATTACATTGAatagatgaggaaaatgaggctTCCCAAGAGTTTCCATCTGGCATGGCGACACATGTATTAGTGCTATGGGTGAATCCAAACTTGAGTATGTCCATCTCTTCACTAGTCTACTCTATTGCCATATAAAGCCCCTAGGACTTGGAATTCTGGGTGAGGACCAACATTGGAAAGCCATAGGATGCCATGGGCCATATACAGAAAGAAGAATGTTTCAAAGGAAGGATCCAACACTATCCTCTGTTCACTCatcccttcttcttttccttatcCTCAGATTATTTGGTGTCCGACTCCACGACTGAAGAATCAGGATTACAGGAGGGTAAGCAAACAGCTAGAAGCGTAGACTCTGAGGAAAGGTGCAAGACAAAGCGGGAGTGAAAAGCAGAagaggggggatggggtgggtgtaGCCTCTGTCCGCAGTCACCCTTGTCTTCTGACTCTAGACTCTGCCTTCTGGGATCATACTACCCAGAATCTCATTCGGATTGGTCTGGCGTGCGTGGTCCTGACGGCTGTAGTATGGCTTTTGGCTGAAGactggctcagcaggaaaagggatCAAGAGGGGACCAACAGATCAGCAAGTTGGGAATGCAGGAGAAGATGGAGAGCACAACGTTCCCTTGAAGAGGAACAAAGGGATGCAATATCTATGAGCGAAGTGAAGGCAACTCCTGGACCTGGGACCATATGAGCTTTATGCTGCCccctggaggaaggaagaggtcaTTGCAGGAATGAAGGGGTAGTGTCACTGGTGAGATGAAGCCTCTAAGTTTCTACTGTAGGCAAATTCTTGCTGTCTCTGTCAAGCTTTGCATATTTTAATGCTTATTTACTGAAAGCCATACTTTTAACCACTCTGGTCTTTCCTAGAAATAGCTACCTTCCAATGTGCTGGCCATGGGAATATTTCCTTATTACTTTGgtctttttttctctaattttatttattttatgtggatgggtgtttttcaggcatgtatgtctgtgcaccatgtgtgtacctagtgtcagatccccagagactggagttacagatggctgtgagctgccatgtgggtgcctggaattgaacccaagtgctctgaaccactgtgGTGCTGCACAATATTTGTTTTATAccgtgtaaagatgtgtcactgtgattgatttaataaagagctccctagccaatagctaggcaggagagaataggcagagCTTTCCAGCAAAGAGAGAAACTCGGGATGAATATAGGCTTGCTAGAGATTCCAGCAAGACATGAAACAAGTCAGAAATACataatgggagagaggtaaaggccacatggcaaaatatagattagtaaaagcaggttaatttaagttataaaagctagttggagaaaagcctaagctaaggccaagctttataattaataatgtctccatgttatttgtgagctggtccAAAGAAAGACTGGCTATAATGAGTCATATCTTCAGCTCTACCCTCAATTCATTTTTTAtattgtgtgtccatgtgtgatgtgtgagcacacatatgcacacatatgtcatGTCACTCATATGAGGTCAGAGGATACCTTTGtgcagtcagttttctcctttcatttttttaaaaattatttctgttatttttttgagatgaatatatcttcctctcttccctttcttctcttcaagcactcccatatacccctccttgccctctttcaaatgcatggcctcttttttcattaactgttgctacacatatatgtatatgtatatacatatatgttcctaaacacataaattttatgtgggttccaaaAATTGAATACAGGTTAGACATATGCAGCAATTGTTTTTAACCTACTGAGCCTTCTCCTTGCTAGCCTAtccctatttctttcttctttcctttgtctgCAAGAATCTCATTCAAAATAAGTGCCAAACAACAACACCAATAAGTATACATGTACTGCTTGGCTAGTAgtatgtcaacttgatagaagttagagtcattttggaagagggaacatcagttgagaaaatgtccccacaatATTGGCCTGTAGGAAAACCTACAGTGCAAGTTATTGGATGATAAGTGATgtagagggcccagtccactgtgggcagcgtcatccctaggctggtggtcctgggttctataagaaagtgtgctgagcaagccatgaggaaaaggccaataagcagcaccccttcctgGTCTctacatcagcttctgcctctaggttcctgtcttgatttctctCAGTGCTGGACTGTGGTATgaaattgtaagctgaaataaacccttttcccccaaagttacttttggtcatggtgttttatcacattagaaaccttaactaaaacaTTATGAAATGGTTCAAAAACCATTGTAGCCACAACCAACCTGTAAAAATGCAAACTATGAACAAATAGTCCAGAGACATAGGTGTGTCCTAGCTGGATCTCAGCCAAACCTTGGTTTCCCTGTCTAtacactatgtgggtcctggggattgaactcatgatcaggcttggtggcaagtgttttTTCTAGCTGAGCCACTGAACCTGCCCTTGATATTTCCTATAATAGCCCCAGAATCCTGTCAGTGTTCACATCTCTATGTTCCCAACTGTAATATGGGTTTCATGTGAATTGAGTCTATCAGCTTGATGATTATGTTCTTAGTCATCAGTGCGATATCAGGAAACCCACTGATGAATGGGTACATGAATACAACACAGAACTTGACACTCCTGAGTCTTGATATAGGGTATAGGGTCCAGCAGCTTTTTCTGCTTTGAACTATTTGATTGTCCCATTAATATACTAATATGGATCACCATTCTGTTCTATACAGACACATCAGGCAGGTTAAATCCATCTCTAAAGCTAAATGTCCTGTTACATATCAAGGAATATTCCTAAACCCAAAGAAATGCTATAAGgctttttactgttattttttgtttgtttgtttgtttgtttggttggttggttggttggttggttggttggttggttggttggttggggctgttttgttttgtgagtcaGAGTCTCACTACATGCCCAAGATACCCTCAAACTCTTGGTCCTCCatcttcagcctcccaagagttgggattccaggcatgtgctgccatgcctggttcaATACAAAGATTTAATGGGGAGTAATATCGAGAAACTAGACTAAACTCTGACATACATGTCACTCACTGCACTGTAGGCAACTGATGGTTGTACCCATTGCTGGAGGCAGGACTccaaattgaattttattttctcttttcctattaGCAGAACTTTCTAACTTACTATAAAATTATAATCTCCCAACACCCTATTCAATCCAAGATTAAATGGATTGGTTTAGAGTGAGTTTATGACATGTTGAATCTTCCCTATTCTAGTTTATGGCAAGAAAACTGTCATCTTAAGCAAAATATCATGCAagttagaaatattttatatccCTATACCTAGAGTCAGAACTTGGTCTTGGTAAAGGTGCCTCCTCGAGGAATTGAGGAACTGGTCCTGACCAGCCCTAACTCTGTATTCTTAACTCATTCTAATCAAATCTCTCAAACAGATCACAAGCAAGATCCAAGGGTCCTGTATTGTATTTACAATTTTTGAGATACTGAACATGGTATCTTAAACATCAAAAAGAAGaatgcagagaaaacaaaaaccttcagtTGCTaagttaaattatatataaaagcactattttaaaaattcaaaatgaacacAACTTCCATAATGGACAAAGTATCAAAATCTTAAACACAGATGGTGCATATTGTCCGTTAGAAATACCACAACAAAATACTGCAAGACTGGCAACATAATAGAAATTTATTACCTCAAGATCATGATATGCTCTGAGATACTATTGATAGACTCTGTGAGAGAGAGGAAATCTCCATCTTTAGGTATCTGCCCTCTACAGGCTCCAGAGCATAGCTCCAAACCCACCATCACACAGATGGACCTGGTTAacctcagtgggtcacaaaacaaaatgaacataaGAGATTTGTGGGGATGAGGGCATGGGCAGGAGTGGTGGAAAGGTGGGGGTGGTAGTGACCACCATGCAAGGTGTACATGTGCAATAttgtctaaaaataatttaatttttaagatcaacatgtggacagggtttctcataAGACCCCTCTCTTTggctaccttttctttcttcacgTGACTCCCCAAGTCCCTGGAAATCATCTTCTCTCCACCACTGTTTCCTCTCAAGCTACTATTGTAATAATCACTAACAAGTTTCTGGTAAGGTAACACACAATGTGCTCTTCACCTCTTGTTGGTTATATCTGATACGTTGTTCACTTCTTCCCCGAGATTGTCATTGCTCTGGTTTCTCTCATCATCTCACTGCTTATCTTCAAATGGTTATAGTATTATCGTGTTTTCAAGCTTCTCCAACACCAGTTCCACttaacatgtttttattaatttaatattttatttatgtgagggctgtgtgtgtgtgagtgagagagagagagagagagagagagagagagagagagagagagagagagagagaggtgcctgtggaggccaaaggatgGAATCACATCCCCTGAAGCAGGAGTTATGGTTGTGAACTGCTTTTCATCACTAAGCTATCTACAGATGCAATCACAGAAACACCTGCTGGCATGCCTTCCCCTCTCTGATGGACTATACACCCACAAACCATGACTCAAAGTAAACCTCTCCTCCCTAAATTTGCATCTTGTCATATATCTGGGCacaagaatgagaaaaggagctGATAAGGTAAGCTGGCAGATTCTTTCAGTCCAGTGCCAGATCTTTCACATTCTGTGATAATATGCCCTGTCCATAGATGAAAGCCTGGGTTGATGCTGGCCAAGCATATTGCTTCAATTTTCCTCAGATTGATACCCAAATCTCTTTCTCTGAACTATAGCCTCAGAACTTCAGATCACTTTTATCAGCTTCTTCCATTAAACTAGggttcataattttctttttaaatttttatttgcacgTAATATGTGCATGCAAGTGCCCATGGAGTCAAGAATAGGGATGTCACAATCAATGGAGCTGGAATGGCAAGCAGTCGTGCGGTATCCAAGCTTCGTTCTgcaactgaactctggtcctctgtaaaagcaacaaacacagctgggcggtggtgcacgcctttaatcctagcactcgggaagcagaggcaggcggatctctgtgagttcgaggccagcctggtctacagagtgagatccaggaaaggcgcaaagctacacagagaaaccctatcccaaaaagaccaaaaaaaaaaaagcaacacacgctcttaaccactgagttgtcACTCCATTCCCTAGATCCACCACTTTCTCATAGTCAAAATTGTTCCTCCAAGTTTGAAAAAACCTTAACCCCATTCACAGTCACTCATACTGACACATGTGCAGAAAAACCCACAAATCAGCTAACATGAATCATCAGACCCTTGCCACTGGTGGAGGCATGATAAAATAAACTTGTAACACACTCATGAAAGCATATCATTGTGCTTGGCTCATAGTCACCCTGCCAGGGCCCGCTTTATCCCCTTTTTCCCATAAATAATCTtcctctactttcatgtcatttgCGATAAATCTACATCCCAAATACGAGAAAACGTATTTGTCTGTCTTTCCGCCATTACTCTTTTTCACTTGTGTCCTGGCAATACACTTAAAAGGTCTCTCATACCTGCtggggaccgaactaggccctctgaatgtgggtgacagctgtgtggtttggtctgtttgtggagcctctagcagtgggaccagggtttatccctggtgcatgaattggctttttggaacacattccctatgGAAAGATaccctgctcagccttgatacgGGGCgggggtcctgcctcaacttgatatgccagactttgttggctccccatgggaagccttaccctctctaaggagaggctggggagtagagttgggggaggtggaggatagtagaggaggggagggagggagaactgtggttagtatgtaaaatgaaaaaaaaaagtaaatttaaaaatgagattaaaaaaataaggtgctCAGTTCCAACTGCATTACTCTTGATAATCACAAGCCAGACCATTCAGtagaataaaagaacaaaaagagaaaaaaataaaagtctggaTATTATCATactaaaaacaatcaaaataaaaaaaataaagggtcTCTGATACCACAGTGCTTTTATATTTCTTGTCAAACTTGATTTTCTTCAGATAACCTATTTTGTCAAATATATCATTTCTATTGCAAAAGTTATTTGCATCGTTGTTTTGAGAGTGGCCTCATAtagcgcaggctggccttaaacttactatTAGTtcaggatgaccttaaacttctgatcttccagcctccaccttccaagtggaGAATTATATCGTGAAAACCACCCTtcctaaattcattttcttttcttctttatgaaAAGCCAATTACAAAGACAAGACTATACAGCATCCCCCTTGTTCTACCCTCCACCTTAGGCAATAGTCTCAGTTACACATGCTCAACCATCATCCAAAAACatcaagcctttaattccagcattcaggaggcaaagccgGGTGGATCTttgttagttccaggccagctcatagctatatagtgaggccctgtctccaaaaatattacCACAGTGCAGTGAGGATTTGGGACATTGAGGCAGAGGCACCctatttcataattatttttactttattgttaATCTCTTATCGTGCCTAAATTATAAAgtttggggtctggagagatggttcagtgtttaaaatgtttgccataaaagtgtgaggacctgagcatAAAACTTCAGAACCTATGTAAATGTTAGCTGTACATAGaagcccacctgtaattccaacctcAGAAGGTGGGCACAGAGAGTCCCTAGAGCAAGCAGCTAGAAGACGAGCCATATCAGCAAGCTCTGTGAACAGATGGGGGCAAGACagtcaacaaaaacaataaatgaaggGGCCATAACGAAACCCATTGATTTCTATGCtaactgtgtgaatgtgtgtgtgtgtgtgtgagtgtgtgtgtatgtgtgtgtgtacatgcgcacgca
The nucleotide sequence above comes from Peromyscus maniculatus bairdii isolate BWxNUB_F1_BW_parent chromosome 1, HU_Pman_BW_mat_3.1, whole genome shotgun sequence. Encoded proteins:
- the LOC143272837 gene encoding natural cytotoxicity triggering receptor 1-like, with the translated sequence MLSTLTTLLCLQLCLSQRINTEEQNLPKPIIWAQPSTRVPKGTPVYIWCQGPQSASEYQLFFRGSILDLKKAESHRSRSKVNVFIPQMTLHTAGEYTCFYRSGELQSEPSDPLDLVVTGLYDTPKLQVHPGHEVTLGENVTFFCHLVSGTSKFFLLKEGRSNQVQQRYGNRQAEFPMGPMTRAHRGTYRCFGSYSDYTWSSPSEPVTLLISGVENTSLAPTGPAYSLDYLVSDSTTEESGLQEDSAFWDHTTQNLIRIGLACVVLTAVVWLLAEDWLSRKRDQEGTNRSASWECRRRWRAQRSLEEEQRDAISMSEVKATPGPGTI